The genomic DNA CCTCGACGATCAGTTTCGGATGGACCGTGTCGCCCAGATAGACCGGGCCGACGAAGCGGCTCGATTGTTCGAGGAAGGCGACCATGGATTCGTGCACCCTCGGGGCGAGCGTCGAGGCCCCCAGCACGGTCAGCGCGGTGTTGAGCAGCCCGTGGGATAGGCGCTCGGGTAGGCCGCGCCCTTTGCAGTATTCGAGATCGTAGTGGATGGGATGATCGTCGCCGGTCAAATCGGCGAACATCCCGAACTCTTTTTCGCCGAGCGTGCGCGGCGGGCTGGTGAACTCCTGTCCGGACTCGAAGTCTTCGAAGTAGAGCTGGCCTGAGATCATGATGCCCTCCGCGTGGCTGCTAGAACTGGGTACGGACAAAGCCCGCGAACATGACGGCAAAGCCGCCGAGCTCGGCGATGACCAGCGTGACCATGAAGGACGAGATGAGCCAACCGGGCAGTTCTCCATTACCCAGGCGGAAGGGCGGCTTGAGCTGGTTGTCGGTGTCGTTGAGCCAGCCGTGAACGATGTAGGGGAGCATGGCCAGGCCGAAGTAAACGACCTGCACCGCGACGAGGATCGAATTCACCCGCTCGGTGTATCCTGTCCACTTAGTGAACTCGGCAATCAGCAGGCAGGCGAAGGAATACAGAAGCGCTGCCCGGTGGGCGATGTCGACGTAGATAGGTGCCGCGGCATCGGGAGAGGTCATGATCTTCCGGTATTTCCAGACGCCGGTGAGCAGGCCGACGAGGAAGTATGTGCCGCAGGCGGTGATCGCGATCTTGTAAGCTGGTGTCATGCTTG from Chrysiogenia bacterium includes the following:
- a CDS encoding MaoC family dehydratase N-terminal domain-containing protein, coding for MISGQLYFEDFESGQEFTSPPRTLGEKEFGMFADLTGDDHPIHYDLEYCKGRGLPERLSHGLLNTALTVLGASTLAPRVHESMVAFLEQSSRFVGPVYLGDTVHPKLIVEELQPQRTTGLVTLRSELTNQRGELVLEGRHVYLVKKR